ttaaaataataacaaaaacaattaattatattttaatttttataaacacCCGAACTCACATCTCATCCCTACAGTTTAAGTCTAAACCCATCtgcaaaaaaaatatgttgatctattaaaatttaatgtgaAAAGTATTGTCTCAAAACTTGGTCAGTCAACTTAAGAGGCGGGACTTTGTCAAGTTATTCGAGTTGGGTTTTCTTAAATagatatttctaaaaatatataataatagaaaagaaaattccgGAAAAAGGTCGACCTCTTATTCTATTTGTTGGGTCATAcgtattaatataatttggtATTATTGTTGACTTTCTGAGTTAATGTATCTTGATTTGTTTGTGTACATGTTTATGAATCTGCTATTGGAATCTATAGTTGACCCTCAAGAatttaaatcattcaacaTTTATTCTGCTATAAGTTTGACTTTAGTTATGATATACAAGTTGTAAGAActtgaaaacaaaaaacaaaaaaaaagaaattgcaaataTAGGATTAAACTAACTAAAACTATAATTATCAGGAAGTAAATTAGAATTACCATAATTATGTTATGGGAACTTGCCATTGATATGATTTGATTTACAGCTTTGTATtgtatatgcttttattttttcatttcaattttcaCCGGGGTATGCATCCTCGTGACGAAGAtaatgatgaagatgatgaggaACTACCTGAAATTGCAGCCCCGTGGAACAAATCTGACAGGTAGTTCCCAAGATCATCAGGGCCAAATCTTACCAACGTCTCCAAGTTCTTCTCTCCACTCAGCATCACCAGATATGTGTCGCAAAATTCTCTATAAGCTGCTACAAGTTTCGTTGCTATTGACACTTTCAGTTCATCTCTTAGCTTCCCATCTGGAACAATCCATGATGTCTGTTTCTTGTATGCTTCCAAGAAAGCTGCATTAAATCTCTGAAAGCGCTCCTTTATTGCTTCAGGTGGCAGTTCTTGATAAGGTTTCTCTGGTAAAGATGAGAAGACTTTGTTCCATGCCATGATTTCGTAGTTTACAGCGTATTGCTTGAGCTTCTTCGTATGCTTAGAAATCCAATCCTCACCTAGCACCAGTTTAAGGCGAGTCGTGCAGACTTTCTCGATGATGAATTGAAGATTGTTTGCCAGGAAAAGATATGACAAAGATACATCTTTGTATACTTCTGCTTTGCTATCAAGCTTGCATAAAAGAGTCAGTATTAGCCATGCCAAGCGGACTGAGACTTCTGGGGTTGAATTGTCATCAGAAGTTGGACTTTCGAAGTAAGATTCAGGCAATGGTGTATTCCTTAATGATGGAGAATCAGAAACAATGTCAGAGAGAATTCCACTGTAATCCGCAAGTGAAGATATATAACTCATCGCTGTTCGAGTCAACGGGTGAATCCCACCACCAAGAACAGGAGTTTTTGATGAGTCTTTCTGAATTGTTGATTCAAAGTCTGATAGAATAGCGTGGACCGACGCACCAAGTTTCTGCAGTGATGACAGCGCTTGCAATTTAATTGCTGAAGTTGATTCAGAGTTGAATATCAATTCAATCTCCGGCCAAAGATTGGAGAGTGCTTCATGCAGTTCCATTAATGGGAAAATTCTTTCTGGTGATTTCTTGCTTTTAACAATCAATTCAGGAAACCTGAATAGATTGATTGCACCTTCTTTAGTGATCTCAGAAAAGCATGATTCTCTAAGAGTTTCAGATGCAGAGAAAACGTGATCACAAAGAGCTTTTTCTCCATTAAATAGTGTTTTTACAGCAATCTTTACTGCATTCAACCAGTTCTTGATCAAATGCTCAAGAGCTTCCCAGTTCAtcttttgaatatgagaagaccTGAGTCTTTCAACTCCAAGCAGATATAACCCTTCATCTACTATTGATTTCCTGATGagtttgtatattttgatACATTCTTTACCATAGCCAGCACTAATCATACAGTCAGCTATAGACTTGAGATCAGACATAGCATACGTTGCCTCTCTCTCAACATTAGCAATTGATTCACCAACTAGTTTGATCTCTTCTTCAGATCCCTCTTCATCTTCGTCTTCGAAATTGCTAGAACCATCTGAAGAAGGACCTGAAACAGACTCAGGATCAAGTTGGTCGTGATGCGCAGACAGTATCAGATAAAGTTCTTTTTCAAGTCTGTTCATGGCAATTTGCATGAGTTTTTGAGCAAGTACAAGCTTAGCAGAAGCTCTATGTTCAGAGACTAAGAAGTGCATAGCTCGACGCAAGTCCTTGACGCATTTCAAGAACtcttttgcttcttttctcTGGTGGAAAAGGGAAGTTGCAAAGGTTACTGATGAGGTGCTTGGAGCCCATTTCTTGATGATTAACTCTGCATTATCAATGTTCTCTTCCATCATTGATTGAGTGAACTTGTGGATTACAGGAGAGGAAGGAATGGAAGAACTTGGAAATGAGTTATATAATGAAACTGCCATCATTTTTATTGCAGAAAGTGTATTGTTACTACTAGTAGTACTCCTTGGAGTATCTGGTACAAGCATTTGTGAATCCTGGCTTGAagattcaaaaaaagaaaaagaaaattgaagctGTAAGAAAGATATTATGGAGCTTATAGTTGCTTGCTCTTGTTTACAAGTGTTGATCCTGAAGGAgtttatatagagaaaaatTTGCACTTAGTTCCCAATTGAGGAAGGTGGATTATACTTGCATGTAATATTAGACCAACATTTATTGACTAGCTCTGCTTGGTCTATAGGAAAGAGATTGTGGACACGTGTAATTagacttttataattaattccttttatttctaattatatttatattatgtgaTGTAATAATGATGATGACAAAATTCTTACCTACACTATAGATCTTGCCAACTTGTAAATTATCATAAGCCTAATTTTCACTTAGAAAAGGATTTGTAAGATGTTACCTTagcatatacatatatatttcagAGATTCACACCATCTATTTTCTTTACAATTCTGCAGAGATGTATGACTTTGTGGTATAAGTATGTGAGCTCCAGGAAATTTCAGGCCACTAAAGGTTTTCTGTGGAGCCATGACCCCCAATCCCCACTCAAAGAGTTTATGATTGATCCATGTATAGCCCAGTTTAAAGACTtagctttattaattttcttatattatattaattcttagtaataaagatcaaattttagattttatgtTAGCAAGTTTTGTCAAGTGTTGTTTACTGATTCTGCGGTCTTGACCTgcattttaatatcaaaaaatgtTGGACAAGAAGAATCTTAATCTATTAATCTGgatggaaataaaaataagaataaaaatgatacATGCTCCAATGATGGTAGACCCTATTGCTTGTTCaacttttaaattctttattgcCTGGCCAATAGATCTGTTAGATTTGGACTGATTCTTTGGTGGTGGTGTTACAATGTTTTAGTCTTGTCCAATACTTAGGTACCCATTTAATTTAGCTAGTCTTTTTTGTTCTAGGTCTTCCACTTAATCTATCCAGCActactaaataaatttactttcTAGATAACAATTATTGCTCAggctttatttttctattccaTTGTTAATTAAGATATAGAGATGTTAACAATTGCATGTcgttctcatattaaaactagttgaaaattaattaatttaggtCAGCATAATTAGAATGTAAAGGGTCAAGTTAGAGTTTGATCAGAACTAATCCATAATCATAAGAGGCaatcttttagaaaaagaatattggTATACTACTCTTACAAAATTCCCATTATACAAATGTTAATAGCTCTTGAGAAAATGATAGGATGAAGCGGTAATTAAGGGATTAGTGTTCTTATTTTTGACCCTAACTTCATGGGATTTGTTGGAACACTTTTATGTCCCAACCCAGAATGTGAGCAAGATTGGCAAAATAAGGACttgatttttataagaaataaattacaaGGAATTTCTTGGAATAAAGTATTGAATTAGCACCTCAATCACTTAGAACAGAAGACATGAGGAAGCAGCAAAACTTTAGAGAATTGTGTGCCCTTAAACCATGCTAATTTTacattaatcaatcaattatcattaatttgttatttatttgctCCATACTAAGTCAAGGAACTTTAAacttatatatacatataagcAGATCTTGTTGATTCtttgacaaaaaataaaaaataaaaaaagaggaattctttttttgtattatttcataaaatttaaatcatttatACACTTATAGTCACagtgatttatattttatgtgcAATTTGTCTTCATAATATGATTACTTAATCTCTTGTCCTACCTTTCTTtcattaaattactttttcttat
The nucleotide sequence above comes from Ricinus communis isolate WT05 ecotype wild-type chromosome 6, ASM1957865v1, whole genome shotgun sequence. Encoded proteins:
- the LOC8285767 gene encoding exocyst complex component EXO70H1; the protein is MLVPDTPRSTTSSNNTLSAIKMMAVSLYNSFPSSSIPSSPVIHKFTQSMMEENIDNAELIIKKWAPSTSSVTFATSLFHQRKEAKEFLKCVKDLRRAMHFLVSEHRASAKLVLAQKLMQIAMNRLEKELYLILSAHHDQLDPESVSGPSSDGSSNFEDEDEEGSEEEIKLVGESIANVEREATYAMSDLKSIADCMISAGYGKECIKIYKLIRKSIVDEGLYLLGVERLRSSHIQKMNWEALEHLIKNWLNAVKIAVKTLFNGEKALCDHVFSASETLRESCFSEITKEGAINLFRFPELIVKSKKSPERIFPLMELHEALSNLWPEIELIFNSESTSAIKLQALSSLQKLGASVHAILSDFESTIQKDSSKTPVLGGGIHPLTRTAMSYISSLADYSGILSDIVSDSPSLRNTPLPESYFESPTSDDNSTPEVSVRLAWLILTLLCKLDSKAEVYKDVSLSYLFLANNLQFIIEKVCTTRLKLVLGEDWISKHTKKLKQYAVNYEIMAWNKVFSSLPEKPYQELPPEAIKERFQRFNAAFLEAYKKQTSWIVPDGKLRDELKVSIATKLVAAYREFCDTYLVMLSGEKNLETLVRFGPDDLGNYLSDLFHGAAISGSSSSSSSLSSSRGCIPR